TGGAAAAGGCAGGGTCTGTCCACAAAGGTGCGGTCACTCCAAAACTGATGACGGGCGGGCGAGGGCTACCGCCGATCAATAAAGGCAAGATCCCTAAAAAGAGGACCTCTGTTATCACAAGATCAATTTCTTTCTCCGCAATGGTCTGTTCCAGACCTCGATATTGATCGGGAATACGGTCGCCAAAGAGATGCTTCAGGTAGATGAGGGTCTGATCGGCGGGCTGTGCCGTCCGAAGTTCGGGTATGAGTTCACCGAGCTTGTGGTAGTCGTAATTCGCATTACCAAGCAGCGGAACGAACCGCATTCCGGTGGCTTCCACCTTGGAGGCGAAGAGATCGGATGTTTGAAAAAATACTTCGTGTCCATTCTCGGCCAAATGTTTTCCAAGCGGGAGCATAGGGTTTACATGTCCAACTGTAGGGGTAACGGCGAAGAGAATCTTGCTCATGAAGCTCCTAAGGCCGGTGCTGGCGAGAAAGATGCGGAATGCCAGACTCCCGACAGCAGATAAGACACTTCAACGAGTGCGTCTATTCCCGACGAACTTGAGAAAGAAGCGAGTGCCAGCGCTCTCACCTCAGTCTTCTGCGACCTGTTATGCTGAACGCCATGAAGGCCCCTGCGAAGCCGAATAAAGTGGGGCTAGCCGGTGCAACGGTTGCTCTTGTGCTGTTGACGGCCTTGAACTTCGTCAACTACATCGACCGCTACATTCTCCCCGGTGTGCAGGAGATGGTGAAGCACGAGTTCTCGCTCACCGATCAGGCTGTGGGTGCATTGACGACATGGTTCTTTATCGCTTACATCGTCGCGGCTCCGGCTACGGGATGGCTCGGCGATCGTATGTCGCGCAAGCTCCTGATCTTCGCCGGAGCCTTGCTTTGGAGCGGTGTGAATCTCTTCACCGCCTTCGTACACAGCTACGACGCTCTGCTTGTTCGCCACGCCGCGTTGGGTATTGGAGAAGCGAGCTTCGGCATCTTCGCTCCCGCGGTGCTCGCCGACTTTTATCCTGCGGAGCAACGGAATCGCGTGCTTACGATCTTCAATCTTGCAGTTCCAGTGGGCGCCGCGATTGGCTATGCTGCGGGTGGTGGACTGGCAGCGGCCCACGGCTGGCGCGCACCATTTTTTGTCTCGGCAATTCCGGGAATTATTTTTGCCTTCGCCGTTCTCTTCTTCATGAAGGAGCCGAAGCGCGGAGCCAGCGATAAGAGCGAATCGAAGCCCGAAAAGCAGATGGTTCTCGGCCTCGTTAAGAACCACGCCTATACCACCTCTGTGATCGCCTTTGCGATGGTGACCTTCATGATCGGCGGAGTCGCAGCATGGATTCCGACGTTCTTCCAGCGCTTCCACGGCATGTCGCTACAGAAGGCAGACTTCTCCGTGGGAGCGATCACAGTCGTCGCGGGTATCGCAGGCACTGTCCTGGGCGGGATCTGGGCACAGAAGTGGATCAAGACGAACCATCGCGCTCTGTATCTGGTGAGTGCGTGGAGTGCGTTGTCGTCCATACCGTTTGCTCTCCTTTGCTTCTTCGGCCCCGGCAAACTTAGTCTGCCGTCGCTTGCGCTCGCAGAGTTTTGCATCTTCCTCGGCACAGGACCTCTCAACGCTGCGGTGGTCAATGCTGTTTCATCCCGTGTCCGCGCAACGGCACTGGCAGGAGAGCTTTTTCTTCTCCATGTGCTTGGAGATGCTCCATCGCCTCGACTGATCGGCGCTGTCTCCGATGCGACGAACCTTCGCCTCGGTCTGGCAGTCACTGTAGTCGCTCTTGCTATCGCGGGAGCGTTACTCTTCTACGGAGCGCGCTTCGCTCCGAAGGTAGAATCTCAACTGGCATGAAAGTAGCGGTCGAAATCATTGCGTGGTTGATTGCGCTTAGTTGGTGGTCTCGCGTCTTGCCCGCGATTCTCTATACTCCTCGACTTCCCGATCTTCTGAAGACACCGAAGGAGTCGCACTCAGCCTCTTCGATTACCATCATTGTTCCTGCACGGAATGAAGCAGCAGCCATTGGTCAGACGCTGCGTTCACTCGCCACTCAGGACCACGCGTTGCTGCGCGTCATCGCGATCAATGACCGTTCGACCGATGCAACCGGTAGCATCATGAATCAAGTTGCGGCTGAATATCCTGCAGTGATTCAGGTCCTTCACCTCTCCGAACTTCCGTCCCAATGGACGGGCAAAGTCCACGCTATGGCCCTGGCTGCGCGGAGCGTCGAAACCGACTGGATGCTCTTCACGGACGGCGATGTGAACTTCGCACCTTCAGCGATCCGTCTTGCCTTGGCCACGGCGGAAGGCGAACGAGTAGACCACTTCGTCCTCCTTCCGACGATGGAGATTCATACACGAGGTGAGGGTATTGTTCTCGGCTTCTTCCAGATCGTCTCCATCTGGGCAGTGCGTCTCTGGAAGGTCAAGGATGTGCACGCTAAGCGGGATATTGTCGGCGTTGGCGCTTTCAACCTGATTCGTCGGGAGGCCTATGAAAAAATCGGTGGCTTCGACGCGATGCCGATGGAGATCCTCGAGGACATGCGCCTTGCAAGCACGGTCAAACGCGCAGGTCTGCGTTCGCAGGTCGGTTTCGGTCGCGACTTCATCCGTATCCATTGGGCAGAAGGTATGCGCGGCATTGTTGGAGTTCTCACCAAGAACATGTTTGCCGGGGCTCTGTTTCGAGTGGAACTGGTGCTTGCCATCTGTCTCTGGCTTACCGCGTTTTGCGTCCTGCCGTTCTTCGGTCTTTTCGTCCATGCAACGCGCTGGCAAGCGGTAGTTACTCTTCTCGCAATGGTCGCCACCTATATGCTTTATGCGAAGCAAAGCCGCATTCCGGTCTGGTATGTTCTTGCAGCTCCGTTCGCGGCCGTGGTGATGATCTATGCGGTCCTGCGGTCTATGCTCTTCGCCCTTCGGCAGCGTGGCGTGACGTGGCGCGGAACGTTTTATCCTCTAGCCGACCTGCGCCGCCGCGCGCGTTCCATCGAATGATTCGTTTCCCCTGACCGGATCATCCAATCGCTATGGCACACGTAACACTTTCGGTACTGGATCTGGTTGGAATGCGCCCCAGCGAAACAGCTGGTGGAGCGATCGCCCGCAGCGTAGAAACCGCGCAGCATGTAGAGCGCCTTGGTTACAAACGCTTCTGGCTGGCAGAACACCACTCCATCGCAGGCCTCGCCTGTTCCGCCACGGCGGTCCTCATTGGTCACGTCGCGCAGGCTACGAAGACGATCCGCGTAGGCTCCGGCGGTGTGATGCTCCCGAACCACGCGCCTCTGATCGTCGCCGAGCAGTTTGGCACACTCGCCTCGATTTATCCCGACCGTATCGACCTGGGTCTGGGCCGCGCTCCAGGTTCCGACGCACCGACGATGCGTGCTTTGCGCCGTGATCTTCGCAGCACCGGCGAGGAGTTTCCCGAGCTGCTGCAGGAGCTTCGCGGCTATCTCGGAGCACCCAAGGCAGGACAGATCGTCCACGCGGTTCCCGGCGAGAATACGAACGTCCCTGTGACCCTGCTTGGTTCCAGTGGATTCAGCGCACAACTCGCGGGCCAGTTAGGTCTGCCATTCGCCTTTGCTGCACACTTCGCACCGGACTATCTGCTGCCTGCGATCCATCTTTACCGCCAGAATTTTCACCCCTCCGCGACGCTGAGCGAGCCGTACGTGATGGCCGGTATCCCTGTAATCGTAGCGAATACAGATGAGGCAGCTCAGCACCTCTTCACTACGCCGCAACAACGCTTTCTCGCGCTGATTCGGAGCCAGCCTGTCGAACTGAAAGCGCCGGTGGACACGATGGAAGGGGTGTGGAATGCGATGGAGAAAGAGGCTGTGGATGCGCGTCTTCGCGAAGCCATCGTCGGTAGCTCTGAGACTGTGTCACGGAAGCTCAAGGAGTTCCTGCAAAAGACGGGCGTTCAGGAGATCTTTGCTGTTACGGATACGTATGAGCAGAGTGACCGATTGAGGTCTTACGAGTTGCTTGCGCAGGCGGCGGGATCGCTTAGCTAGGGTTTTTTTCTTTTGTCATTCCGTAGCGAAGCGGAGGAATCTGTTGAGAAAAGCAGATCCCTTCGCTTCGCTACGGGATGACAAAGAAAGAGAGCATGCTCTTTCTACAGAACAACGAACTCTTCGACCTTAGCCTTCGTAGCACTGCCATTTGCACCGTAGTGGCTCTTCACGTAGTCATCCAGAATCACTTGGAACTCTCCAACGATATCGTCCCCGCGGAGCGTCTTCGCGAGCTTCCCGTCGATGTAGACAGGAGCGACTGGATCTTCGAAGGTGCCTGGGAGCGAGATGCCGATGTTGGCGTGCTTGCTTTCGCCCGGTCCGTTCACAATGCAGCCCATCACCGCGAGTTTCATCTCTTCCACGCCAGGATAGTTCAGCTTCCACTCGGGCATGGACTCGGTAATGTAGTTGGTGACCTGCTCGGCCAGCATCTGGAAGTAGGTGCTGGTGGTGCGGCCGCAACCGGGGCAGCTGGTGACCTGAGGGGTGAAGCTGCGAATGCCGAGTGCCTGCAGGATCTGCTGTCCGCAGCGAACTTCTTCGGAGCGATCGCCGTCCGGCGTTGGCGTAAGGGAGACGCGAATCGTGTCTCCGATACCCGAGAGCAGCAGCGGAGCGAGGCCCGCCGTGGAGGCGACGATGCCCTTCATTCCCATACCTGCTTCGGTGAGCCCGAGATGCAGAGCGTGGTCGCAGCGTCCGGCTAATTCTTTGTAGACGTCAATCAGGTCGCGAACGCCGGAGACCTTGGCCGACAGGATGATCTGATCGCGACGCAGGCCGTAGCTCTCGGCAGCAGCTGCATTGTCCAATGCGGACCGAACCATGGTTTCCAGCATGACATCGCGAGTCTCCAGGGGCTGAGCCAGTTTGGAGTTCTCATCCATCATTTTGGTGAGCAGCGCCTGATCCAGCGAACCCCAATTCACGCCGATGCGGACGGGCTTCTGGTTCTTGACGGCGCACTCCACCATCGTGCGAAAGTTGTCGTCATCTTTCCGGCCGATGGAGACGTTGCCGGGGTTGATGCGGTACTTTGATAGTGCCTGCGCGCATTCGGGATACTTGGTCAATAGCTGGTGGCCGTTGTAGTGAAAGTCGCCGATGATGGGCGTATTCCAGCCTTTTTTCGCCAGGCCTTCCACGATATAAGGAACAGCCTTCGCCGCCTCGTCGTTATTGACCGTAATGCGGACCATCTCGGATCCGGCGCGGGCCAGGGCAGCGACCTGCTGTACGGTGCTTTCAATGTCTGCCGTATCGGTATTGGTCATCGACTGGACGACGACAGGAGCACTGGAACCGACAAGGACACCGCCAATATTCACGGTAACGGACTGACGGCGATCAATAGAAGGCATAGGATTCTCTCCCCTATTTTACCATTCTGCCGCGATACACTAATCTGACGTGGCCCGGTAGCTCAGATGCATAGAGCGGCGCACTCCTAAGGCGAAGGTCGGCAGTTGGACTCTGCCCCGGGTCACCATAAACATCAAGGAAATAAGTCACTTATTTAAAGTGATGTGTTGGCGGCTATTTGCATCAGCACGGTTTCGTATAACCTTTGGTACATCTCACCCGTATTGCAGCTCATTGCTTTACCGCGTGATTTGAGAGCCATGACAGAGCTTCGTCGTATCAATTTGAAGCTCAAAGAAAGGCCGTCGACCCCACTACGATATGTACCTAATGATGATTTCCAGGGGCCAACAACGCCTTTTCGCTTTCGCTGGAACTTCGGGAAGCCGCGCTTGGGCGTCTCTTGAAGAGGAACCACACGGATACGGCAGCAATACAACCCAAAACCCATAAAGTCCACCAACCGATGGATCTATGGCGCAAGGCTTGCTTGAAGCTGCGCCAGGTCGGAGATTGCAGGGTTTCACGTAGGACATGGGTGAGCCTTTTATCTTCGTCAAGCATGCGGTTCTGCTGCGCGGAAGTTATTTGCGCGTCAAGGGTGGGATTACCTTCGAACGCCCTATCCCAATGACTGAGAATCGCGTGGAGGACTGTGCTGCCGCAGAGCCACGCGGATTCGTAAGCCAATTTGGCTCCCCCCGGATACGGAGAGGTGAAAGAGTCGATCGCGGTGGTGCCGGGAGCTTGCATCGAGTAATTACTGGCTGTGCGGAGAACCAGGACTCGATTGATATCTACCCGATGAATGTGATCTAGCCGTGCGAGAGCGTTCACAATGCCGGAATCTTCCATCTCCGTCATCACAAAGTTTCCCTTGCCACCCGTGTTAAGCTTCACAAAGTCGTTGGCAAACGAAGTGAGATTTGTGCCATACCAGTAATGGTCGGACGCAAAATCGTCGCCGAGCAGCACGAATGGCGGGCGTTGCGCATTCGGGTGGCCCGTGTAGGCAGCGCGAAAGGCCTCGGTAGCCGAATCGTCCGGTAGTTTAAGACTGCGGGTTTGCTCAAATGCCCAGGCCACCAGCTTTGGATTGAGCGCAAAAGTGTTGAAACCCGGGCGAACTATCGTTGAGTTGGGACGTGCGGAACCCGCAGGGAAGAGGCCATAAGGCCAGTCGGTTGGAGCCTCACGTATATCTATTTCGCTCATGACATCGCCGACCACAAAATTCGCCCAAGCGGCCGACCCTATGGAGGCGTCTTCCGGATCGACGCCCGCGATGCCATTGATGATGATGTAGGCATGTGTGAGGTCGAAGTGCGGATCCAGGCCGATCGCCATCATGGACGCTGAGGCATTGATGAGGGTGTCGCCACTGATCATGCCGAGTACTGTATGTTCGGCATTTGTGTGGACAGGTAGCGGGACGCCAGGCACGTCGAGAGTCTCAGGCAGATGTTCTCGGGCGCCCCAAAGCTTAAACTCGTTGGGGGTGGTAACCGCGATAACCGCTCGAATCAACCACGGCTTTGGCTGCTGTTGCGGTGTGACTTGAGGCCGAATTTTCGATGGGTCAGCGACGAAGAGCAGTGAAAGGAACCCAGCTATCACAGAGTTGCGAATTGAACTGCTCATGCTTAGCTCCAGAAACGCGCCAACCAACGACAAAGAACGTCCGTTGGGGACTTTGATATAGCCCCTCATTCCGTTGGACATCTCAGTTGATCCAGGTGACGCGTTGCGATGTCTTTTCGAAGGTAAAAACCCCACTTGTCTGCTATGCCTCCATCAGAATCCGGCACATAGCAATAGTCATACTCTCCTGTGATTTTGCTGTTGGACAAAAGATAGGGAGCATGGCTTAAGGAATTTGCTCTTGTCTCCGGGCGAGTGGGGTCGATTGGACCGCCTGGAATGATTGCTTGCGGGTTCCACTTGTTCAGGGTTTGGCTGACGTTCCACTTGTTGTGCCCAGGCATTCCGCCCTTGGCTTTGCGCGTCGCGATCGATTCATCCGCCACGCCATTGAAGTCAGCGATTTCGAATCGAGGCAGATCGTAACTCACGCCAAGATTAAAGAATCCGATGGAGCCGTCCGTGGGCGCCAGGTTGATTGCAATCCATTGCGAAACGAAAAATTCTTGTGCAGTCGTTGACTCATAGAGCGAATCATGTGAGATGACAGCGTTCTTGTGGCGTTGCGCAATAAGAGAAGTCAAGCTGCCTATGACGACTACCGCCATGAAGGCCAGGAAAGCGCGAAATCCCCTCGTCGTGGACTGAGGGGGCGAAGCTGAAGGTTGACGTCTGTATATGGGGGCGATGTCCAGCAGCTCTTTCAGTCGATGTTTAGAAGAGGACAACAACGCGGGGGACGAAACGGCGATCAGGACGGCCAGTTGGCATACTGGCGACCAAATCATGCGCGCACCGCTGAGGTAGTCGCTGTTGTACAACGCGATGATCGCTGTAACCAGGCAGGAACTGACAACGAGGAGGCCTTTTTCCCTGGACATTGTGTGAGAGAAGGCGAAGTAGAAGACAGTTAACATCACGAGCAGCGTCAGAGCGCTGTAGGAGAGAATTCCATTCGCAACGATGTATTTGAGGATGTAGCCAAGAGAGGGTGCCGCGCCAAACTTGAGTCTCGTGGTCGTCGGTGTGAGATGCCCAAACTGGTGGAGGTTAAGGGCGAGAGCTGCACCTACCAGCACTATGTACGGGCCCGCTCCGAAGAGGAGAAATTGGCGGGAACTCGTGGACGCTAAGTATGCGACTGCGAGAATTCCAAGCGAAAGGATGAGACCGTCTGGCCGAAACAATGTGCTGAGGACCAGAAGAAAGGATACGGCGACCATTCTGCGGGAGGTCATTCCGGGTTTTAAGGACAAAGCGGTTGCGAATGCCAGGACGAATCCCTGGAAAAGGTGATCCCAGCCATTGAGAGCGAATTTGAAGTTGGTCGAGGTACAGACGAGCAACGACACGAGAAGTAATGCGTTGGTGGTGGATCTCGAATACCAGACGATGATCGCCGCTGTACCCGCCACAGAGAAGAGGCCTAACAGGGCATAGAAAACTATGGCGACATTCGGTTGCAGGAACTTCAACAAGCAGGCAAACAGATACGGAGCGATATAGGACGTTGATGGCTGAGCTACATCAATCCGGTTGAACGCTGGTATGCCTCGCCCACGCAGGATATAGCTGGATCTGAGGGAGATCATGACATCGTCGGAGAGGCGAACGGGCGACGTGAAGAGCTGTCGCGGTGTCCCAGGCTGAGACGGGCGGGCAAAACCATAGATGTCTGGCCAAGTCGCGCATACCACTGTGAAAATACATGCGAAGGCAAACGTGAGAATAGCCACAAGTCGTTTGTTGTTTTGAACGCGAGGGAGGCTTGAGACTGGGTTATTTCCGTTTTTCACAGTATCAATCCATTGCTCTCTTACCGAAGGCGGTTGCTCCGGTTCTCACCTGCATCCCTGAGGTATCGTTAGCGGGACCTAACGAACTTTATTCGAAGCCTGGCACCCAAGTTGTCATGGAAATGTCTATTCATCGGTGCTGTTTGTCGAGAGCCGCTACGTCTTCTTTCTATGTATTTGTTGGCTGCTTGCGGTTCGCGTGATCGATGCGGGCGGCTGCGAACACAACTCCCAAATGCGGACGCTAGAATTGATCTGTGAAACTCCTATTTCTTTTGCAAGTCTTCTATTGTTCCCGCTCTGCGTGGCCCTGACCGGCTGCGGCAAGCCTGCACTCGATGTGCCTGCGTCCTTGACCACAGTCGGGCAGGCAACGCCCATCGCCGTCTATGTGCGCGATCCGCACGGTGTCAGCAAGCTCACCGCAACTCTGGCTCAGAACGGCGCGCAGTATCAGGCATGGCAGGCCCCAGCTGCTTCGAAAGGCGCTGATACTGCCTTCAACTTCGAGATCGGCGTCAAAACCACACCCCAGCTGCACGATGGTCCCGCACGCTTGATCCTCGAAGCCACATCTGGCGGTCTGTTTCACGGCACCACTCGCCTGGAACGCGAGGTGAATGTGGTCACGCTGCCGCCTCTCATCAGCGCGGACTCCGACCAGCACTACCTGTACCTCGGCATGGCGGATCTCGCGACGATGAACGTTACGGGCTCCTATACCTCCGCAGGAGTCCGCGTCGGAAACCAGACGTTTCGCGCCTGGCCGATGCCCGACGGCAAGCCCGGCCTCTTTTCTCTGTTCGCCTTTGCCTGGAATATGCCTCCAGGAACGACGCCTCTGGCCTACGCTTCCAATAGTGCCGGCAACGATGTGACGACGCCGCTGACCGTGATCTTCCCCAAGAAGGAACAGCCTGTCTACACACAGCATGAGATCCAGCTCTCCGACCAGTTCATGCAGAAGGTCCTGGGCGAGCTCGACCCCAACGGCACGGGTGATCCCGTTGTGCGCTTCGTCAAGATCAACACCGAGATGCGTCAGGCTAACAACAAGACGCTGTCCGACCTGCGCCTGAAGACTGCAGAGAAATTCCTCTGGTCTCAGCCCTTCACGCGCCAGTCGCATGCGCAGGCCGAGGCCACCTTTGCGGATGTACGCAGCTATATGTACCACGGTAAGAAGATCGATCAGCAGGTGCATCTTGGTTATGATCTAGCCGTCACACAGCATGTAGGCGTCGAGGCCTCGAACGACGGCCGTATCGTCTGGGCCGCCCCTCTTGGTATCTACGGTAACTGCGTTGTGGTCGATCACGGCTACGGTCTGCAAACGATCTACGGCCACATGAGCCGGATCGATGTGCATGTGGGTGACATGGTCAAACGCTCACAGATTATGGGTCTGAGCGGTATGACTGGAATGGCTGGCGGCGACCACGTCCACTTTGCCATGCAGCTCGATGGTGTCCAGATCGATCCCAAGGAGTGGTGGGACGCGCACTGGATCCAGGACCACGTCGCCCGTCGTGTCGATCTGCCCGGCTTCGGAAAGTAATTGCGCGAACAGGACGAGGCGGTCTAAGAGATGGGCCGCCTCGTCGTGAAGCTAAGAAGCGCCTATCCGCTCCAGAATGAGCTGCGGTGCCGATGCATTGGCCGCGAAGCTTCCGGCACCGATGAGCAACTCGAATCTCTGCAAACCGCCATGAGCCATCTTTGCCCGCTGTAGAATCGGCATCATCAACGAAGGCGTAAGGAGAAACGTAGTGGCCGCTTCCGTGCCAGCCGTGTTCAATCCACCCACAATCAGAACATGTCCCGTTGAGGTGAGATTTGGAACATAGGTGATGAGGCCGTAGGTATGATTCGGGTCCGGAGTGCCATAGATTTTCTGCTCTCCGGCTCGTGGTTGCGCATTGAGGATTCCTGACGGTTTGTTCGTGCCAGCGTTGATGGTGAAGCGAAAGTTCATCTGGGGCTGAAAGAGCTCGATCCATGGATTGGCTTCAATGGATCCGATTAAGATCGCATTCCCGACTCTGAGGTCTTCCATGCGCAGATCACGAGCATATCGAATCATCATGCGTGCGGGCACGGCTTCTTCCAACTGTCCCAGATGAGCAACAAAGTCCAGGTCAACGACGCTGGTGTAGCGCCTGGCTCCGAGCTTGAGTATCTCTGGGGCACCCGGACTGTTGTCTATCTTAAGATTGGTCCGATAGCTTCCATTGACATAGCTGGCAAGCGGCACGGGCCTCTCCGTAAGCCCTTGCATGATGATCAGTCCATCATCGGACGGCACGATAAACGTGTCTTGCTCTTTGCTGAAAAGCTGCGTCCAAAGCGTATGCGACATTGCCGCAGCTGGCGAGAAGTTCGTTCTCTTAAACAATTGGCTGGACAGGAGAAACGCCCCTCCGATGCCAAGGAGCATACCCACCAGGAATGCAGGCAGAGCGAAGTTCCAGAGACGCTTCGCTTTCGGTTTTTTAAACCAACCAGCAGATGAAAGACCTGAGCGATTGTCACGCGTCTCCGTTTCCGCTATATCCTCTGCGTTTGGCAGGACGGAGACCCCGCCCAACGTGTATTCCTCTTCGGAGTCGCTGCCTTCAACGGACTCCACCAGGCCGGACGCTTTCTCACTTAGCTGATTAAAAAACTGGGGGACATAACCGCCACGCGGGATCTCCATACGCAGCGGCTCATGGCTGCCCTCGCCAGAAAAATATTCTTCAAGGCGTTTGCGAAGATTGCGGGCATAGCTGCGAACGATATTGTCTTCATTCGAGTCGTAGCCATCGGGTCGTCCGAAGACGAGTACGCCGATCTGCTGTTCGGTGATCTCGTCGCCGCGATCCAGGATGTGACGATCGACAACATAGAGCAGGAACTCCGCCATCAGCCGAGAACGGCCAAGGCTTCCACTGGCCGCGATACGCTGGGCCAACTGCCAGCGCGGATCATCGCTGCGGTCAGCCCTTTCCGTAGGCGCCTTTGGCAACGGTAAAGTGAATTCTCCGTTTCTCTTTATGGGTGCTTCTAAAGTCTGCATGAGTCCTATGTCACTTACTGAGAGCGAGTCTATGGGGCTTATGTGAACGCCCGGTAAATTTGCCCTGCGTGAACTCTTCGAACACACGTGTATAAAAGTGCGGCGCCGAAATGCAACTGCTTTATTCCAAGCGGGATAGGTCGCGGTTGCCGTGCATGCAGGGACGCACACCTGAAATACACCTACCGCCGCCAGCGTGATTCTCCAATACTCGGGTCATTCAGGTCATCTCTGTGTTCGACGTAAATCAGCACGCAAGCCACTTAGAAACGAAGAGGAGCAGTAATGATTTTTTTGATGCGACATTCAACCGTGAGAAAAGAAGTGTCTTCCGCAAGACGACGCTTTTCACAGCACGGTCTCCCGTGTAGTCCTTTGCTCTCCTTCGGTCATGCATCTGGTTCTTCCGTGGGAGTAACCAAACGCTGCCTGCATTCCAACTGGGCTGCAACGCTCATCCTGCTTTGGCTTTTGGTCGTTCCTGCAACCGGGCTCAGAGCGCAGTCCGATCTCTCCGGCATCTCGGGAACGATTACAGATGCTTCAGGTGCTGTCGTCCGTGGAGCGGAGGTCACCGTCACGGATGAAGCAACCGGCACGTCCCACAAAAGCACGACCAATGACTCCGGCTACTACACCATCCCGAGCCTTTCGCCGGGCAAATACACGATCGTCGTCGAAGCCCCTTCCTTCGCGAGCCTGACGAGCACGGGGAACAATCTTGATCCCTCGGTGTCCACCACGGCCAATCTGCGACTCAAGGCCGGTTCCACGACAGAGACAGTGCAGGTAGCCGCTCAAGAGACAGCCATCCAGACCGATAGCACAACGCTCGGCAAAGTGATCACCGCCAATCAGGCTGAGACGCTGCCGCTGAGCGGACGCAATCCGATTAACCTTGCTCTTCTGAAAGCGGGTGTTACCAGCACCTCAGGCAATGTCTCCAACTTTCAGTTCAGCACAGGTCTGGGCGCTCTGAATATCAACGGCGCACGCGAGCGGGACAACCTGTTGACGTATGACGGTGCGGTGGCCGTTCGAGTCCGCGCCAGTGGCGACTCGACGGGCGTCCTCGATCTGGACGCGGTGCAGGAAGTGCAGGTGCTCTCGGCCAATTATCCGGCGGAGTACGGTCGCTCCGTCGGAGGGCAGGTCCGCATCATCACCAAGGCCGGCACCTCTCAGTTCCACGGCAGTGCGTACGAGTATCTACAGAACCCGGTGCTGAATGCCAACACCTGGGTACGCAACCACAACGCGAATAACGCGAATCCAAACTATCCTGCAGCTCTCAAGACGAATTTTGTAGCGCCATTCACCTTCAACCAGTTCGGTTTCAACGTCAATGGTCCGCTATATGTTCCACGCGTGTTGCCAAAGGGGAAGGTCTTCTTTCTCTACTCGGAGGCGTTCGTTCAGTTTCCGGCTACCAATACGAACCCGGTGACCGTGCCTAATCCAGCCTTTCGCACAGGCGACTTCAGTTCGATCGCAACCCACATCCGGGATCCGCAATCCGCGCTGCCCTGCGATCCCAAGACTGGCGGAGCTGGCTGCTTTGCGGGAAACATCATTCCGAAGTCCCGCCTTAGCCCGAACGGTGTAGCTCTGCTCACTGCCTTTCCCACGCCCACTCCCAACTTTCTCCTCGGGACTCAGAACCTTCTGCAGGTGGCGAGCCATCCACAGACCCAGCAGATCGACACAGGCAATCTCGACATCATCCC
This genomic stretch from Terriglobus saanensis SP1PR4 harbors:
- a CDS encoding LLM class flavin-dependent oxidoreductase, whose translation is MAHVTLSVLDLVGMRPSETAGGAIARSVETAQHVERLGYKRFWLAEHHSIAGLACSATAVLIGHVAQATKTIRVGSGGVMLPNHAPLIVAEQFGTLASIYPDRIDLGLGRAPGSDAPTMRALRRDLRSTGEEFPELLQELRGYLGAPKAGQIVHAVPGENTNVPVTLLGSSGFSAQLAGQLGLPFAFAAHFAPDYLLPAIHLYRQNFHPSATLSEPYVMAGIPVIVANTDEAAQHLFTTPQQRFLALIRSQPVELKAPVDTMEGVWNAMEKEAVDARLREAIVGSSETVSRKLKEFLQKTGVQEIFAVTDTYEQSDRLRSYELLAQAAGSLS
- a CDS encoding spinster family MFS transporter translates to MLNAMKAPAKPNKVGLAGATVALVLLTALNFVNYIDRYILPGVQEMVKHEFSLTDQAVGALTTWFFIAYIVAAPATGWLGDRMSRKLLIFAGALLWSGVNLFTAFVHSYDALLVRHAALGIGEASFGIFAPAVLADFYPAEQRNRVLTIFNLAVPVGAAIGYAAGGGLAAAHGWRAPFFVSAIPGIIFAFAVLFFMKEPKRGASDKSESKPEKQMVLGLVKNHAYTTSVIAFAMVTFMIGGVAAWIPTFFQRFHGMSLQKADFSVGAITVVAGIAGTVLGGIWAQKWIKTNHRALYLVSAWSALSSIPFALLCFFGPGKLSLPSLALAEFCIFLGTGPLNAAVVNAVSSRVRATALAGELFLLHVLGDAPSPRLIGAVSDATNLRLGLAVTVVALAIAGALLFYGARFAPKVESQLA
- a CDS encoding purine-nucleoside phosphorylase, with protein sequence MSSSIRNSVIAGFLSLLFVADPSKIRPQVTPQQQPKPWLIRAVIAVTTPNEFKLWGAREHLPETLDVPGVPLPVHTNAEHTVLGMISGDTLINASASMMAIGLDPHFDLTHAYIIINGIAGVDPEDASIGSAAWANFVVGDVMSEIDIREAPTDWPYGLFPAGSARPNSTIVRPGFNTFALNPKLVAWAFEQTRSLKLPDDSATEAFRAAYTGHPNAQRPPFVLLGDDFASDHYWYGTNLTSFANDFVKLNTGGKGNFVMTEMEDSGIVNALARLDHIHRVDINRVLVLRTASNYSMQAPGTTAIDSFTSPYPGGAKLAYESAWLCGSTVLHAILSHWDRAFEGNPTLDAQITSAQQNRMLDEDKRLTHVLRETLQSPTWRSFKQALRHRSIGWWTLWVLGCIAAVSVWFLFKRRPSAASRSSSESEKALLAPGNHH
- the ispG gene encoding flavodoxin-dependent (E)-4-hydroxy-3-methylbut-2-enyl-diphosphate synthase; the encoded protein is MPSIDRRQSVTVNIGGVLVGSSAPVVVQSMTNTDTADIESTVQQVAALARAGSEMVRITVNNDEAAKAVPYIVEGLAKKGWNTPIIGDFHYNGHQLLTKYPECAQALSKYRINPGNVSIGRKDDDNFRTMVECAVKNQKPVRIGVNWGSLDQALLTKMMDENSKLAQPLETRDVMLETMVRSALDNAAAAESYGLRRDQIILSAKVSGVRDLIDVYKELAGRCDHALHLGLTEAGMGMKGIVASTAGLAPLLLSGIGDTIRVSLTPTPDGDRSEEVRCGQQILQALGIRSFTPQVTSCPGCGRTTSTYFQMLAEQVTNYITESMPEWKLNYPGVEEMKLAVMGCIVNGPGESKHANIGISLPGTFEDPVAPVYIDGKLAKTLRGDDIVGEFQVILDDYVKSHYGANGSATKAKVEEFVVL
- a CDS encoding glycosyltransferase, which translates into the protein MKVAVEIIAWLIALSWWSRVLPAILYTPRLPDLLKTPKESHSASSITIIVPARNEAAAIGQTLRSLATQDHALLRVIAINDRSTDATGSIMNQVAAEYPAVIQVLHLSELPSQWTGKVHAMALAARSVETDWMLFTDGDVNFAPSAIRLALATAEGERVDHFVLLPTMEIHTRGEGIVLGFFQIVSIWAVRLWKVKDVHAKRDIVGVGAFNLIRREAYEKIGGFDAMPMEILEDMRLASTVKRAGLRSQVGFGRDFIRIHWAEGMRGIVGVLTKNMFAGALFRVELVLAICLWLTAFCVLPFFGLFVHATRWQAVVTLLAMVATYMLYAKQSRIPVWYVLAAPFAAVVMIYAVLRSMLFALRQRGVTWRGTFYPLADLRRRARSIE